A part of Halobaculum sp. MBLA0143 genomic DNA contains:
- a CDS encoding TIGR04206 family protein, with translation MSDRTPPSPTLVAAVLVAVGAVPWSVQTFVGGEVFLRFVWGGVSFEPAVTVQPLVSYPLVSGPPILLRWAGATACWLGAVVSAATNQVGLEDPRVTTGLLALAGFLNLLVALEFGVQPTRTGYPTGTAAVWLAAGWRYARADPARRRLV, from the coding sequence GTGTCGGACCGGACGCCCCCCAGCCCGACGCTCGTCGCCGCGGTGTTGGTCGCCGTCGGTGCCGTCCCGTGGTCGGTCCAGACGTTCGTCGGCGGCGAAGTGTTCCTCCGGTTCGTCTGGGGCGGAGTGAGCTTCGAGCCGGCCGTCACCGTCCAGCCGCTCGTGTCGTACCCTCTCGTCTCCGGCCCGCCGATCCTGCTGCGGTGGGCCGGGGCGACCGCCTGCTGGCTCGGTGCCGTCGTGAGCGCGGCCACGAACCAGGTCGGTCTGGAAGACCCACGGGTGACGACCGGGCTCTTGGCGCTGGCGGGCTTCCTCAACCTCCTCGTCGCGCTGGAGTTCGGCGTCCAGCCGACTCGGACAGGGTACCCGACCGGGACGGCAGCGGTGTGGCTCGCGGCCGGCTGGCGGTACGCCCGGGCCGACCCGGCGCGGCGGCGACTCGTGTGA
- a CDS encoding cox cluster protein, which produces MSERGLSDQYNTASPWPLFVAMGIPVSELGVLFGLFPVAVAGLLLFCGSVAGMFAESGYADTPWPAVAVLGVVCVAVGAWFTFGGVGLPVRGQAVGAAGILLLVGALVGKAVAFSTREPAV; this is translated from the coding sequence ATGAGTGAGCGTGGACTGAGCGACCAGTACAACACGGCCAGCCCCTGGCCGTTGTTCGTCGCTATGGGCATCCCGGTGTCGGAGTTGGGCGTCCTGTTCGGACTGTTCCCCGTCGCTGTCGCCGGACTACTCCTCTTCTGTGGCAGCGTCGCGGGGATGTTCGCGGAGTCCGGCTACGCCGACACTCCGTGGCCGGCCGTCGCAGTGCTGGGCGTCGTCTGTGTCGCCGTCGGCGCCTGGTTCACGTTCGGCGGCGTCGGCCTCCCCGTCCGGGGGCAGGCCGTCGGCGCGGCCGGGATCCTCCTGCTCGTCGGCGCGCTCGTCGGCAAGGCAGTCGCCTTCTCCACCCGCGAGCCGGCGGTCTGA
- the pyrF gene encoding orotidine-5'-phosphate decarboxylase — MTVAFFDRLADRIARQDTVVSVGLDADLDRLPEHLEDHDLPRWAFNRRIVDATHEYAACYKPNVAFYEDADGWRALRETVAYAHGKDVPVLLDAKRGDIGNTARQYAELLAEADAITVNPYLGRDSLEPFLSQAEKGVFVLCRTSNPGAADLQDLELDSGEPVYRRVAALADLWNERNNVGLVVGATAPEELEELREAVPDLPFLVPGVGAQGGDAEAAVEHGLADGVGLVNSSRGIVFAGENAGEEFHHAAGQAAKRLRDRLNRYRE; from the coding sequence GTGACAGTCGCCTTCTTCGACCGGCTCGCCGACCGGATCGCGCGCCAGGACACCGTCGTCTCTGTCGGATTGGACGCCGACCTGGACCGACTACCCGAACACCTCGAAGACCACGACCTCCCGCGGTGGGCGTTCAACCGCCGGATCGTCGACGCCACCCACGAGTACGCCGCCTGTTACAAGCCGAACGTCGCCTTCTACGAGGACGCCGACGGCTGGCGGGCGCTCCGGGAGACCGTCGCGTACGCCCACGGCAAGGACGTGCCGGTGTTGTTGGACGCGAAACGGGGGGACATCGGTAACACCGCGCGGCAGTACGCCGAACTGCTGGCGGAGGCGGACGCGATCACCGTCAACCCCTACCTCGGACGGGACTCGTTGGAGCCGTTCCTCTCGCAGGCCGAGAAGGGCGTGTTCGTGCTGTGTCGCACCTCCAACCCCGGCGCGGCAGACCTCCAGGATCTGGAGTTGGACTCCGGCGAACCGGTGTACCGCCGGGTCGCGGCACTCGCGGATCTGTGGAACGAGCGGAACAACGTCGGGCTCGTCGTCGGCGCGACCGCGCCGGAGGAACTGGAGGAACTGCGCGAGGCGGTGCCGGACCTCCCGTTCCTGGTGCCCGGCGTCGGCGCGCAGGGCGGCGACGCCGAGGCGGCGGTGGAACACGGGCTCGCGGACGGCGTCGGGCTCGTCAACTCCTCACGCGGGATCGTGTTCGCCGGCGAGAACGCCGGCGAGGAGTTCCACCACGCGGCCGGCCAGGCCGCGAAGCGGCTGCGTGATCGGCTGAACCGGTACCGGGAGTAG
- a CDS encoding Eco57I restriction-modification methylase domain-containing protein, whose translation MVQPAVEVAKLRLWLSIVSEVEPGTFAAAEDDDLALPNIVFNVQQGNSLIGFTDLVETTGSDSGENGSQAVLDNWGADSVRERYGDVIEAVDEHSAASDTVAARQHLQEAERRKDEHRPALDEKIHQQFREAGLDVSLEQIQSFDPFHWVLEFAPVYADGGFDIVVANPPWDMLQPRRDEFFSRYRSDFRSLEPTVKDKVESELRDDPEIQTAWETYEQNIQRRATYFTDGPAYNLQWGEIDGQTRTGRNDLSMLFLERVFDLTNEDGYVAKVLPNKIFSNASAKRLRSHLLDQKRLDAVVGFENRGIFASLHRQFQFAVTVFQNTGCTESFRATFGQHDVGTLQNYRTETVRVTPELIQRYSPEALTFPKVSSQSEVDVLETLLRHDPVGESVDGSWRADGHIEIYTRDSEYFSEDRENADYPVYGGSNMHQFVHDDSVLDLEEPEYWSVAESRDPDRSAKRRVREKSLGRLKRAIYDSFDGEASNGSMKSFVDELLEDERGRPLSEEDVLLDCTEYRIAYRNITNSANERTLIAAVLPPGVICYHALTTIRPYEIAPTADDLQQFPLHGVYERAFTDRELFALLGILNSIPLDYFMKTRIDTNIARYKFEGAPVPHLTAGDDWFEFIAEQGGNPPL comes from the coding sequence GTGGTGCAGCCCGCCGTAGAGGTCGCCAAACTTCGGCTGTGGCTGTCGATTGTCTCCGAGGTGGAGCCTGGAACGTTCGCCGCCGCGGAAGACGACGACCTCGCACTCCCGAATATCGTGTTCAACGTCCAGCAGGGTAACAGTCTGATCGGGTTCACCGACCTCGTGGAGACGACCGGCAGCGACAGCGGAGAGAACGGCAGCCAGGCTGTGCTTGACAACTGGGGTGCCGACTCTGTTCGAGAGCGGTATGGTGACGTAATCGAAGCGGTGGACGAACACAGCGCCGCGAGCGACACCGTCGCTGCGAGACAGCACCTCCAGGAGGCGGAACGGCGGAAAGACGAGCACAGACCAGCGCTAGACGAGAAGATTCACCAACAGTTCCGTGAGGCTGGGCTCGACGTGTCGCTGGAACAGATCCAGTCGTTCGACCCGTTCCACTGGGTGTTGGAGTTCGCACCAGTGTACGCAGATGGTGGTTTCGACATCGTTGTCGCAAACCCACCCTGGGACATGCTCCAGCCACGTCGTGATGAATTCTTCAGTCGGTACAGGTCCGACTTTCGTTCGCTCGAACCCACAGTGAAAGACAAAGTTGAGTCCGAACTCCGGGACGATCCCGAGATACAAACGGCGTGGGAGACGTACGAACAGAACATTCAACGACGGGCGACGTACTTCACCGACGGGCCAGCCTACAACCTCCAGTGGGGCGAGATAGACGGGCAGACGAGAACGGGGCGGAACGATCTCAGTATGCTGTTTCTCGAACGGGTGTTCGACCTGACGAACGAGGACGGGTACGTTGCGAAGGTGCTACCCAACAAAATCTTCTCGAACGCTTCGGCGAAGCGGCTGCGCTCGCATCTTCTCGATCAGAAGCGTCTCGACGCTGTCGTCGGCTTCGAGAACAGGGGGATCTTCGCTTCGCTCCATCGTCAGTTTCAGTTTGCCGTGACGGTGTTCCAGAACACCGGGTGTACGGAGTCGTTCCGAGCAACGTTCGGACAGCACGACGTCGGAACGCTTCAGAACTACCGCACAGAGACGGTCCGTGTAACGCCAGAGCTGATCCAACGCTACTCGCCAGAGGCGCTCACCTTCCCCAAGGTCTCGTCACAGAGCGAGGTCGACGTGCTAGAGACGCTGTTACGCCACGACCCAGTGGGTGAGTCCGTCGACGGCAGTTGGCGGGCAGACGGCCACATCGAGATCTACACCCGAGACTCCGAGTACTTCAGCGAAGACCGCGAGAACGCCGACTATCCGGTGTACGGCGGGAGCAATATGCACCAGTTCGTCCACGACGACAGTGTTCTAGACCTCGAAGAACCGGAGTACTGGAGCGTCGCCGAGAGTCGGGACCCGGACAGAAGTGCCAAGAGACGGGTACGGGAGAAGAGTCTCGGCCGTCTGAAGCGCGCCATCTACGACAGCTTCGACGGCGAGGCGAGCAACGGGAGCATGAAGTCGTTCGTCGACGAGTTACTCGAAGACGAACGCGGACGCCCGTTGTCCGAGGAAGACGTACTCCTCGACTGCACGGAATACCGTATCGCGTACAGGAACATTACCAACTCGGCCAACGAGCGGACGCTGATCGCGGCCGTCCTTCCGCCGGGGGTCATCTGCTATCACGCCCTCACTACGATCCGACCCTACGAGATAGCGCCGACGGCCGACGACCTCCAACAGTTCCCACTCCACGGGGTGTACGAGCGAGCCTTCACAGACCGTGAGCTGTTCGCGCTACTGGGGATTCTCAACTCGATTCCGCTCGACTACTTCATGAAGACGAGGATCGACACCAACATCGCCCGCTACAAGTTCGAAGGAGCTCCGGTGCCACACCTCACCGCAGGCGACGACTGGTTCGAGTTCATAGCGGAGCAAGGCGGAAACCCACCCCTTTAG
- a CDS encoding HTH domain-containing protein, which translates to MSKLIDRLLDLLATREFDESELAEMAGVSRNTVGNHIDTLEAAGFVESVPHAPRYRVDTESAAFRRAVELDVAVRDALE; encoded by the coding sequence GTGAGCAAACTGATCGACAGGCTGCTCGACCTCCTCGCAACGCGCGAGTTCGACGAGAGCGAACTCGCGGAGATGGCGGGCGTCAGCCGCAACACCGTCGGCAACCACATCGACACGCTGGAGGCGGCGGGATTCGTCGAGTCGGTCCCACACGCGCCGCGGTATCGGGTCGACACCGAGTCGGCGGCGTTCCGACGAGCCGTGGAGCTGGATGTCGCCGTTCGGGACGCCCTGGAGTGA
- a CDS encoding methyl-accepting chemotaxis protein has protein sequence MELDPRESYRTKVLVGLAVVVVVGAVVAGWTVTGISDVVRTERTQSIASEANVQDNTIQTIVFNLRGNGEQLAQSTARIRSATMAGGLARDEINELYEDRAETEQFAAIHLIDTGARSVVASSDGQVVGQSPDVLGYDVPPSLGPNDTILTARTVGNGTWVVFSRLSSGDVVVTETSLSYVDGRIASVLDESTTRIVGVDGTVVYDSTNASAVGTQHTAAEGVDSPAVRSGLLGNEGSRVVAAANSTTGTDLVVGYDGIEKTSWAVVSYAEPGTLFRVVDVLRQDLFLLLGAITALLAGFVLVVERPALRDLERLQTDVAALRDGELDSAVETDRRDEFGDLARGLDAMRVDLGDQISEAEQATAEARAAREEAEALSTHLAEKAESYRDTITRLADGDFTARVDPESRHDGVQEMGETLNEVVADLESTLAGVQAFTDDVADSMQELSASSDEIEAATGEIAETVQEISAGTDEQRDRLQTVVDETNNLSATVEEVASTTGTVADNTERAGRYREEGREAAEEAAAALDEVQTETRDAVAEVDALVDQIDEIQQFADVISDVADQTDMLALNANVEAARSDTDGDGFAVVADEIKSLAEEAGDRADDIDRLVDEIQTQTDETAAQIRTTSDRIADSSDTIERAIEAMYDIDEVVAEVSEGIEDIDRATDDQATSTEEVAATVEEIADIAEENATDASEVSAAAEQQTATVAEVARTAGTVADRATELSEAVAQFEVDADDADDADDADDADDLTDDLSAETGPRPTADGGRRRTDDR, from the coding sequence ATGGAACTCGATCCACGCGAGAGCTACAGGACGAAGGTACTGGTCGGGTTAGCAGTCGTCGTGGTCGTCGGTGCAGTCGTCGCAGGCTGGACGGTGACGGGGATCAGCGACGTCGTGCGGACGGAGCGCACTCAGTCGATCGCCTCGGAGGCGAACGTCCAAGACAACACGATCCAGACGATCGTGTTCAACCTCCGCGGGAACGGCGAGCAGCTGGCACAGTCGACGGCGCGTATCCGGTCGGCCACGATGGCGGGCGGGCTCGCGAGAGACGAGATCAACGAACTGTACGAAGACAGGGCCGAGACGGAGCAGTTCGCGGCGATCCACCTGATCGACACGGGCGCCAGGAGCGTGGTCGCCTCCTCGGACGGCCAGGTCGTCGGTCAGTCGCCCGACGTGTTGGGCTACGACGTTCCGCCGAGTCTCGGCCCGAACGACACGATCCTCACCGCGAGGACCGTCGGGAACGGGACGTGGGTCGTGTTCAGTCGTCTCTCGTCGGGGGACGTGGTGGTGACGGAGACGTCGCTGTCGTACGTCGACGGGCGGATCGCGTCCGTGTTGGACGAGTCGACGACCCGGATCGTCGGCGTCGACGGAACGGTCGTGTACGACAGCACGAACGCCAGCGCCGTCGGCACACAACACACCGCAGCCGAGGGGGTCGACTCCCCGGCGGTGCGCTCGGGACTCCTCGGGAACGAGGGGTCGCGGGTCGTTGCGGCGGCCAACAGCACGACCGGGACGGATCTCGTCGTCGGCTACGACGGCATCGAGAAGACGAGCTGGGCGGTCGTCTCCTACGCCGAGCCCGGGACGTTGTTCCGCGTCGTCGACGTACTCCGGCAGGATCTGTTCCTTCTCCTGGGGGCGATCACGGCGCTGCTGGCCGGGTTCGTCCTGGTGGTCGAGCGACCGGCGCTGCGCGACCTAGAGAGGCTCCAGACGGACGTGGCGGCGCTGCGTGACGGTGAACTCGACTCGGCCGTCGAGACGGATCGTCGCGACGAGTTCGGCGACCTCGCCCGCGGGCTGGACGCGATGCGGGTGGACCTGGGCGACCAGATCAGCGAGGCAGAGCAGGCGACGGCGGAGGCGCGTGCCGCCCGCGAGGAGGCGGAGGCGCTGTCGACACACCTCGCGGAGAAGGCGGAGTCGTACCGCGACACCATCACTCGGCTCGCCGACGGGGACTTCACTGCCCGGGTCGACCCGGAGAGCCGCCACGACGGCGTCCAAGAGATGGGAGAGACGCTGAACGAGGTGGTCGCGGACCTGGAGTCGACGCTGGCCGGTGTCCAGGCGTTCACGGACGACGTGGCCGACTCGATGCAGGAGCTGTCGGCCAGCAGCGACGAGATCGAGGCCGCGACCGGGGAGATCGCCGAGACGGTTCAGGAGATCAGCGCCGGCACGGACGAACAACGCGACCGGCTCCAGACGGTCGTCGACGAGACCAACAACCTCTCTGCGACGGTCGAGGAGGTAGCCTCCACCACCGGCACGGTCGCGGACAACACGGAACGAGCCGGCCGCTACCGCGAGGAGGGCCGAGAGGCCGCCGAAGAGGCCGCAGCGGCGTTAGACGAGGTGCAGACGGAGACCCGAGACGCCGTCGCGGAAGTGGACGCGCTCGTCGACCAGATCGACGAGATCCAACAGTTCGCGGACGTGATCTCCGACGTGGCCGACCAGACGGACATGCTGGCGCTGAACGCCAACGTGGAGGCAGCCCGGTCGGACACGGACGGCGACGGGTTCGCGGTCGTCGCAGACGAGATCAAGTCGCTGGCCGAGGAGGCGGGCGACCGCGCCGACGACATCGACCGACTCGTCGACGAGATCCAGACGCAGACGGACGAGACGGCCGCCCAGATCCGGACGACCAGCGACCGGATCGCCGACAGCAGCGACACCATCGAACGCGCGATCGAGGCGATGTACGACATCGACGAGGTGGTCGCCGAGGTGAGCGAGGGGATCGAAGACATCGACCGTGCGACGGACGACCAGGCGACCTCGACGGAGGAGGTCGCTGCCACCGTCGAGGAGATCGCAGACATCGCCGAGGAGAACGCCACGGACGCCAGCGAAGTGTCCGCGGCCGCCGAACAACAGACCGCGACCGTCGCGGAGGTGGCCCGGACGGCCGGTACCGTGGCCGACCGGGCCACGGAGCTGTCGGAGGCAGTCGCCCAGTTCGAGGTGGACGCCGACGACGCCGACGACGCCGACGACGCCGACGACGCCGACGACCTGACCGACGACCTGTCGGCGGAGACGGGCCCACGGCCGACGGCGGACGGCGGCCGACGACGAACGGACGACCGTTGA
- a CDS encoding winged helix-turn-helix transcriptional regulator — protein MCSVVEAVEEIGSEWRLIVLNDLLGGEKRFNELKRSTGANSRTLSRVLDDLEDGGLVDRRVEDRPIATYYSLTEAGRHLCPVFQELEAWADEWLPETAEAPSADD, from the coding sequence CTGTGTTCGGTCGTCGAGGCCGTCGAGGAGATCGGGTCCGAGTGGCGGCTGATCGTCCTCAACGACCTGTTGGGCGGTGAGAAACGGTTCAACGAACTGAAACGGTCGACGGGCGCCAACTCGCGGACGCTGTCGCGGGTGTTGGACGACTTGGAGGACGGCGGACTCGTCGACCGTCGGGTGGAAGACCGGCCCATCGCCACCTACTACAGCCTGACCGAGGCGGGGCGTCACCTCTGTCCGGTGTTCCAGGAGCTGGAGGCGTGGGCCGACGAGTGGCTGCCGGAGACCGCCGAGGCGCCGTCGGCAGACGACTGA
- a CDS encoding OBG GTPase family GTP-binding protein has translation MGLEEEIEDLREEIAETPYNKSTEAHIGRLKAKLAEKKEELENQSSAGGGGGYAVEKHGDATVALVGFPSVGKSTLINALTNADSEVGSYEFTTLDVNPGMLQYRGANIQILDVPGLIEGAAGGRGGGKEVLSVVRTADLVVFVLSVFEIQQYDRLSEELYDTNIRLDTEPANVNIRKTHKDGIQVTMGDGVSLDEQTVKDVLREYGYVNAVVTIPKDLTIDELVDAVLDNREYLPSMVTVNKADLIDRDYLPTVREKLRDRGLNPEDVVFISAVEERGMDGLKQRLWEELGLIRIYMDKPGRGVDYEEPLVLFEGATVGDACQKIGGEFDERFKFARVSGDSAKHDEQQVGRGHELADEDVLRIVARK, from the coding sequence ATGGGACTGGAAGAAGAGATCGAGGACCTCCGGGAGGAGATCGCCGAGACGCCGTACAACAAGTCGACGGAGGCGCACATCGGTCGGCTGAAGGCGAAGCTCGCCGAGAAGAAGGAGGAACTCGAGAACCAGTCCTCGGCCGGTGGCGGCGGCGGCTACGCCGTCGAGAAACACGGCGACGCGACGGTCGCGCTCGTCGGCTTCCCGTCCGTCGGGAAGTCGACGCTGATCAACGCCCTGACCAACGCCGACAGCGAGGTGGGCTCTTACGAGTTCACCACGCTCGACGTGAACCCGGGGATGCTCCAGTACCGCGGTGCGAACATCCAGATCCTGGACGTACCGGGGCTGATCGAGGGGGCTGCCGGGGGCCGCGGCGGCGGCAAGGAGGTGTTGTCCGTCGTCCGGACGGCGGACCTGGTCGTGTTCGTCCTCTCGGTGTTCGAGATTCAACAGTACGACCGACTCTCCGAGGAGCTGTACGACACGAACATCCGGCTGGACACGGAGCCGGCCAACGTCAACATCCGGAAGACCCACAAGGACGGCATCCAGGTGACGATGGGTGACGGCGTGTCGTTGGACGAGCAGACGGTGAAGGACGTGCTCCGGGAGTACGGCTACGTCAACGCCGTCGTGACCATCCCGAAGGACCTCACCATCGACGAACTCGTCGACGCCGTGTTGGACAACCGGGAGTACCTCCCGTCGATGGTGACGGTGAACAAGGCGGACCTGATCGACCGCGACTACCTCCCGACGGTGCGCGAGAAACTGCGCGACCGGGGGCTGAACCCCGAGGACGTGGTGTTCATCTCCGCCGTGGAGGAACGCGGGATGGACGGGCTCAAACAACGACTCTGGGAGGAGCTGGGGCTGATCCGGATCTACATGGACAAGCCCGGTCGCGGCGTGGACTACGAGGAACCACTGGTCCTGTTCGAAGGGGCGACCGTCGGTGACGCCTGCCAGAAGATCGGCGGGGAGTTCGACGAGCGGTTCAAGTTCGCCCGGGTCAGCGGCGACAGCGCGAAACACGACGAGCAACAGGTCGGCCGGGGCCACGAGCTCGCCGACGAGGACGTGCTCCGGATCGTCGCCCGGAAGTGA
- a CDS encoding DUF6684 family protein produces MAATFDRDTLLDLLVNVIPLVIIGFFVLAFAVFDPFGGDQLGRAIQVLLLVAPFVALAVLTYISGKAIAGDEERAEVYHQGQATLDDAEPRHADEEPALEDDTTGGDAASADGSVADDPADDVSEEEQSTDERSA; encoded by the coding sequence ATGGCTGCCACGTTCGACAGGGACACGCTGTTGGACCTCCTGGTCAACGTGATCCCGCTCGTGATCATCGGCTTCTTCGTCCTGGCGTTCGCCGTGTTCGACCCGTTCGGCGGCGATCAACTGGGGCGTGCGATCCAGGTGCTCCTGTTGGTCGCCCCGTTCGTCGCGCTGGCGGTCCTCACGTACATCTCCGGCAAGGCGATCGCCGGCGACGAGGAGCGCGCCGAGGTGTACCACCAGGGCCAGGCGACGCTCGACGACGCCGAGCCCCGACACGCCGACGAGGAGCCGGCGCTGGAAGACGACACGACCGGCGGTGACGCGGCGTCTGCAGACGGGTCCGTCGCAGACGACCCCGCAGACGACGTGTCCGAGGAAGAACAGTCGACGGACGAACGGTCCGCCTGA
- a CDS encoding DUF2391 domain-containing protein — protein MVGRHSRFALADTFQQAVGGFLLAGPFVVTQEVWDLAASMAWYQLGVTTLLVFAIGYAALYRADADRDPDREAEVAGVPVRFVSLMAVSYLSVFVLALAFDAPNTFLGAQFGTDHRELAWVTLKAVSVGSVFSVIGAATADSLF, from the coding sequence ATGGTAGGGCGTCACTCCCGGTTCGCGCTGGCCGACACGTTTCAACAGGCCGTCGGGGGGTTCCTCCTGGCCGGGCCGTTCGTCGTCACCCAGGAGGTGTGGGACCTGGCGGCCAGCATGGCCTGGTACCAGTTGGGCGTGACGACGCTACTCGTCTTCGCCATCGGGTACGCCGCCCTGTACCGAGCGGACGCCGACCGCGACCCCGACCGCGAGGCGGAGGTGGCGGGCGTTCCCGTCCGATTCGTCTCGCTGATGGCCGTCTCGTACCTGTCCGTGTTCGTGCTGGCGCTGGCGTTCGACGCCCCGAACACGTTCCTCGGCGCGCAGTTCGGCACGGACCACCGGGAGTTGGCGTGGGTGACGCTGAAAGCCGTCTCCGTCGGCTCCGTCTTCTCCGTGATCGGCGCCGCGACAGCCGACTCGTTGTTCTGA
- a CDS encoding phosphoglycerol geranylgeranyltransferase has product MSRPWESWDHVLKVDPDKELYGDETFADVCRTGTDAIEIGGTLDVTTAKMERVMTACSEHDVALYQEPSNPAVVVEDEALDGYLVPVVLNATDPFWITGAHKEWVRIANGVDWDRTTTEAYVVLNPDADVAELTEADCDQSPDDVAAFARAAERMFGQEIVYLEYSGTLGDPEVVAAADDATEEATLFYGGGVGDYDSAYQMGRHADVVVVGDLIHDAGADAVRETVQGARDATAETVSPDSG; this is encoded by the coding sequence ATGAGCCGACCGTGGGAGTCGTGGGACCACGTCCTCAAGGTGGACCCGGACAAGGAGCTGTACGGCGACGAGACGTTCGCCGACGTCTGCCGGACGGGGACGGACGCCATCGAGATCGGTGGGACGCTCGACGTGACCACAGCGAAGATGGAGCGGGTGATGACGGCGTGTTCCGAACACGACGTGGCGTTGTACCAGGAGCCGTCGAACCCGGCGGTCGTGGTGGAAGACGAGGCGTTGGACGGCTACCTCGTCCCGGTCGTGCTCAACGCGACGGACCCGTTCTGGATCACCGGCGCCCACAAGGAGTGGGTCCGGATCGCGAACGGTGTCGACTGGGACCGGACGACCACGGAAGCGTACGTCGTGCTCAACCCCGACGCGGACGTGGCGGAGCTGACGGAGGCCGACTGCGACCAGTCGCCCGACGACGTGGCGGCGTTCGCCCGGGCGGCAGAGCGAATGTTCGGGCAGGAGATCGTCTACCTGGAGTACTCCGGCACGCTGGGCGACCCGGAGGTCGTCGCCGCGGCCGACGACGCCACCGAGGAGGCGACGTTGTTCTACGGCGGTGGCGTCGGCGACTACGACAGCGCCTACCAGATGGGCAGACACGCGGACGTGGTCGTCGTCGGCGACCTGATCCACGACGCCGGCGCCGACGCCGTTCGGGAGACCGTCCAGGGCGCCCGCGACGCGACTGCCGAGACGGTCTCGCCCGACTCCGGGTGA
- a CDS encoding methyl-accepting chemotaxis protein — protein MASSTGGDGVVDAEGEDATLELVKEALEEVGESSSQISSRTAEISELTDEQADSMAEVSQEVSNLSASVEQVAASAEQVATASAEAQTLADDGQEAAQEVQEAMDGIYDAAANVAESVETIQSRVDEISEIVTVIDDIADQTNLLALNANIEAARSAEGDGFAVVADEVKSLAEESQDRAADIEETITDIQEDTDSAVETIEESNRQVERGADAVQNAIEILEEIGTAVSEVDDGIGEVANATDSQASSTEEVATMVEETAETARDVSQKADEIADETNAQSARIDEIGTHIDEML, from the coding sequence ATGGCTTCCAGCACGGGCGGAGACGGAGTCGTCGACGCCGAGGGCGAAGACGCGACGTTGGAACTGGTCAAGGAGGCACTGGAGGAGGTGGGTGAGTCGTCCAGCCAGATCAGCAGTCGGACGGCGGAGATCTCCGAACTCACCGACGAGCAGGCGGACTCGATGGCCGAGGTGTCACAGGAGGTGTCGAACCTCTCTGCAAGCGTCGAACAGGTGGCCGCCTCCGCCGAGCAGGTTGCGACCGCGAGCGCGGAGGCACAGACCCTCGCCGACGACGGCCAGGAGGCCGCCCAGGAGGTTCAGGAGGCGATGGACGGGATCTACGACGCCGCCGCCAACGTGGCCGAGAGCGTCGAGACGATCCAGAGCCGTGTCGACGAGATCAGCGAGATCGTCACCGTCATCGACGACATCGCAGACCAGACGAACCTCCTGGCGCTGAACGCCAACATCGAGGCCGCCCGGTCGGCGGAAGGCGACGGGTTCGCCGTCGTCGCCGACGAGGTGAAGTCGTTGGCCGAGGAGTCACAGGACCGCGCGGCCGACATCGAGGAGACGATCACGGACATCCAGGAGGACACCGACTCCGCCGTCGAGACGATCGAGGAGTCGAACCGGCAGGTGGAGCGCGGCGCCGACGCCGTCCAGAACGCCATCGAGATCCTAGAGGAGATCGGCACCGCCGTCTCCGAGGTGGACGACGGGATCGGCGAGGTGGCCAACGCCACCGACTCGCAGGCCTCCTCGACGGAGGAGGTGGCGACGATGGTCGAAGAGACCGCAGAGACCGCCCGCGACGTCTCCCAGAAGGCCGACGAGATCGCCGACGAGACGAACGCCCAGAGCGCCCGGATCGACGAGATCGGCACGCACATCGACGAGATGCTGTAA